Below is a genomic region from Cloeon dipterum chromosome 2, ieCloDipt1.1, whole genome shotgun sequence.
CTACAGCGATCAGGCTATCTTATGTACAACCTTCATGTGATGCTTGAGGTAATAGGCGTTGCACAGACTTTTGTTGCATAGCTTGCACGTGGTAGTGCCCAAGTGCATGGCGAAATGCGTGGTCAGATTGGCGACGCAATCGAAAACTTTGTGACAAACCGAGCAGGTAGTTTCGCCTCGGTGTAGCGCGAAGTGCCTAATGCACGAGCCTTTGCTCATAAAAACGCGTTCGCACGCGCTGCATTTGAATTTGCCCTGGTGCTCAATCACGCAAAGCGACCGCGCCAAGCCTGGCAGGGACCGAGCTTTCCTGTGCGGCAAGTCTGTAAACAGTTAAGTGAACTTGGTTGTAGACAAATGGCATCACAAACATACAATTCATAACATACTAGCTAATTGGCCCCGCTGGGAAATGCTCTCTAGCTTCAGACTCATCTGAGTTTGCCACAGACTTGCGTGTGAAAATATGCATTCGATTAGGGTCTTTGATTGATCTGTACTCTCCACGAGAAAAGCAGCGTAGTACTTGCACTCATTATTATTGAAGGTGTGTAAATTCGACTTAAAAATTGCCAGATACGTCAGgcaaatatatcaaatatgTAGCCTAGccttaaaaaaaagaataggAAATTAGTAGTTTAGCGTGCTCGGCACGGGAATGTTTGTTTTCTAGGAAAAGGCACAACTGATTCTTcgtctctttctcttttaGAGTGGCTGTAGTTCACGACTTTTTCGATTGATCACCGCGGCTTCGCTTTAGATGGACGTGGTCCATGTGGTATTTGAGCTGCGTCATGTTGCAAAGCTGCTTGCCGCACAGCTGGCACGTGGTCGAGCCAAGGTGGAACGGAAAATGCGCTTTCAGGTTGACCAGCGTGTCGAAAACTTTGAAACACACTGAGCACGTCGTGCGGCCCAGGTGGAAATCGAAATGCCTAACACACGAGCTGCGGTTTTTGTATTTGCGTTCGCAAgcgctgcaataaaatttgccgTCCTTCTCTATCACTCTAAGATCGGCGGCCGTCGCGTCAGGTTCCGCGGCGTACATGAACTCGTTTTCTGCAAACACCCACAAAACACACGGTTTGATCAGTGGAGCAAGAGGAGTGATGTGTTTAAGACTTGGTTTATTGCGTTTTAGGCGTAAAGGCGGCCGAGTCACTCTCGGCACAGAATTCACCgacaagcgagcgagcgtctTATCAAATTTGGTGAATCTGGTGCACACGTTCGAGGTGCACCTTCAGGTAAAACTCCCTGCCGAACTTTCGCTGACACACAGGACACGTGGTGGTGCCCAGGTGGACGGCAAAGTGCTGCTTGAGCGCGTCCTCATGACCGAAACTCTTATGACAGATGGAGCAAGTGGTTTTCCCTAAGTGGGTTGCGAAATGCCGCACGCACGagcttttattcaaaaatcgCCGGTCGCAAACACTGCAAGAAAACGCGCCGTCCTTCATTATGACCTTGAGAGTGCTCGAGTCCAACGGACCAACGTCTGCGAACAGGCCAACCCACAGCTTTTAATCCTCACAAGCAAAATCTATCTAAGCAAGTTGGTTTGgtggttttaataaaattatcgagTTCTACCAAGTTGGATTCCGtgtaaaaatcgttttattattaagtCTTTCTCAGAGTTTACACATTAAGGGCTGGTGCGAAATTAGACAACACAGCTTGATTGGATTGCATCTATAGCGTGCGTGCTCCTTCTTTTTCAAGTCCATATAATCGTTTATTTACAGAGCACGGTGTCATGCAGTATACGAGCGCTGTTTAAGTCGTTCCAGTCTCACACTTAAGAAACGCGTCGCCTGAGGGGATGCCGTGCACGTGGCGCAAGTGTCTTTTCATGTGGCTCTTTCGACTGAGCACGTAGCCGCATATGTAACATTTTGAGGTGCCAAAGTGGATGGCCATATGCTTTTGACATGAATCACGGTGGTTAAATGACTTTCCGCACAATTTACAAGTAAACCGTGGTAATGTTCCTTCCTGAACCTCatgtgtaataaattttgatgccaTTGAGTGAAACGAGTGGGCCTTGGAACCTGTGAACACAAAACCAACTCATTTCACTTCAACGCAtaacaagtatttttttttcactattttttactttaaaccCTTTTCAATTGACTCGGATCTCAGTTCGCGTTCACTCATCTCTTTCAGTTAACAGGACCAGTGCACACTTTAAAAGCGTTTCAATCAATTGGATAGTCACATCCAGTGCCTGTGCACGCTTTCTCATAAATCTCTACGCCTGACTAGTGACGTTTGAAACTGGGTCCCTATCCAAATGCCTGTCTGATTCTTATCCttagttttctttttcattttcgtaTGCCTAGCAAGTTTATCGTTAGGAAAATATGCCCATGtaaagaatacaaaaataaactagcACACACCAAAACAGAGGAAAGGCGTGGTTCATTTGCGTTCAATCAGTGCCCTTCTACTTTGGAGAGAAGCAAATTCCTGACTCACTAATCAAATGCATGTTCAATCATGACATTGCGTCATTGGcaagtacattttttatataattttgtctGTCAAGAATTTCCCAAGTGGGGGCCATTTTATCATTAACTGGCATCCAGGAAAACCAAGCATGCTAAAGTGAAGTGTTTCTAAAAAGAGACCGCTACTAAAAGAAAACTCTTTCAGCTAAACCCTTATCCTGAACTAAAGTGATGGGAAGGTGTGTTAAATGGGAGGAGAAATCACTTGCAGCACACCAATTTTTCCCAAATCCAGTAGATAGAGAACCTGGCCACAGTCTATCTCTCATTGTAAAAAGGAACTGATTTTGTAGGTTTGCATTGACGCAGAGAAACATATGGAGCCAGCCAATTTGAACGGAAATAAGGAGCAGAATAccgattttgttaaaaaaggaatgaaCCACGCCAtgagatgaataaaatttcggCCTACCTTGGATTCCTTCCTGTCCCATGCTTTCGTTTGATGGTCCTGCCATAACAAAGTTGCTCATATCACCTGCGCACATTACATTATTGATCAGTCTTTATTAATTGTCTCAAACCAATCAATGTTACCAGATTCAGATGTTGACAACATATCCATAACGTTTCCACCAAATAAGGAGTGGTCAGAGTTTGATGCTCTGCTTCTACTCGTTGAggtggttaaaattaattgatcacTTTTCTGAATTTTAGCAATAATGCTCTCCTGCTCTTCCACTGCGTCATCAGCACCCGAGGCCTGCTCATCGTCGTCATCGTCATAATCAGGTTCTGTTTTCAAAGGCACTTCATCCATTTGGTGTGATTCTCCTTCCTCTCCCTCTCCTCCCGAGTTAGCACCTGCTGAAACTTTAACATTGCAAGATGTCAATTGAAATTCCACATCAAAGATTAAACACGTACCTTGCGCAATTGCTTGTACTTCAGCAGGGCTAGCTGTTCTCGATGGTgattgccattttcttttcttagCTGCTGCGGGGGGACCTGTTCTTGTTGGCGTTGATGTTCTTTCGTCTGATTGGTATGGAGACGGGTGTCCATCCTCGTCAAACTGAACTTCAGGGGCAGGTACTCTATCATCCTGCaggaaaaacatcaaaatttgcaacaaactCGACAGAAACTTAAACCGATTGTACCTGTTGCTTGGCAGTCTTTTTAGTCTTGGTTTCAGAGTCTTTGTTACTGTTTGTGAGACCCTGAACTTGCAGCAGCTCTGCTGTGTGAAGGAATGATGCTAACTGTTCTTGCTCCACGTTGACCTCTCCATTGTACATGAAGTCGACCAACGCCATGAGATCATCATGTGTGACATTACGGAAAATTATAACAGGGTGTTGGCAAGGATTTTCCTGAAATATTGACGGTGCATGTTAGTAATATTGTTCTGCAACCAGATAGAAGAAACAATAATACCTTGAATAAGTCTTTGAAATAGGAACTGCACGCTGATAACAGCATTTTGTGGGCtgggattttttttccttCGCAGCTGAGCGTGACATCGATCAGGTCTTTGTCACTCCGTAGAGATTCGAAAGCACTTGTCATGTGCCGTACATAGTTGTTCCATCGTAACGAGTACTGCTGACTCGCCATGGTGGctgtaaacaaattaaaaaacatctgtcaagttatttatttcgaaacaaaaacattaaCTAACTGATAGCGTCTATGTTAAAATAAGTCGTAT
It encodes:
- the LOC135936231 gene encoding protein tramtrack, alpha isoform-like isoform X4 gives rise to the protein MASQQYSLRWNNYVRHMTSAFESLRSDKDLIDVTLSCEGKKIPAHKMLLSACSSYFKDLFKENPCQHPVIIFRNVTHDDLMALVDFMYNGEVNVEQEQLASFLHTAELLQVQGLTNSNKDSETKTKKTAKQQDDRVPAPEVQFDEDGHPSPYQSDERTSTPTRTGPPAAAKKRKWQSPSRTASPAEVQAIAQVSAGANSGGEGEEGESHQMDEVPLKTEPDYDDDDDEQASGADDAVEEQESIIAKIQKSDQLILTTSTSRSRASNSDHSLFGGNVMDMLSTSESGDMSNFVMAGPSNESMGQEGIQDTRVKQMQMQLSNNEIALDEGEICEIVDYFSVPNMAGSEGEECQAEILKRLVRIENRQKDMLRALSHLNRSFKKQANASETVEISPSPKVVFTPEKSEESLLSEFFPINNDAEKDAFEMKLDNEDFVVTIHNALSRKLDDCDERAAVFEVMKAVMTQDYGSKYSRDGLRKNKIPFKSLGLYQLVKQTVLGCKNLAVVPSERAVDKWIGRWLTLCKPIAKIEHETL
- the LOC135936231 gene encoding protein tramtrack, beta isoform-like isoform X3 yields the protein MASQQYSLRWNNYVRHMTSAFESLRSDKDLIDVTLSCEGKKIPAHKMLLSACSSYFKDLFKENPCQHPVIIFRNVTHDDLMALVDFMYNGEVNVEQEQLASFLHTAELLQVQGLTNSNKDSETKTKKTAKQQDDRVPAPEVQFDEDGHPSPYQSDERTSTPTRTGPPAAAKKRKWQSPSRTASPAEVQAIAQVSAGANSGGEGEEGESHQMDEVPLKTEPDYDDDDDEQASGADDAVEEQESIIAKIQKSDQLILTTSTSRSRASNSDHSLFGGNVMDMLSTSESGDMSNFVMAGPSNESMGQEGIQEMNYEVMDGTWQTLEDSEVVDLDDSFPTPIIVSTFSLADIKDFKPFDKDQSAPLPIRRSQRQSSRGSKCAEPQRVQPTRKTSTYRTPASCAVQQISKKYKYKKTFAKNAAKTRAINSSHKPNGQSVSAENRPPYRVRATKGSFKCELCSKCFKIKNSLSLHYDVHKGKTTCPICKRVFSRNSDMVSHLYSYHYADQTILKKVGKKSQEHLEYKCPLCSLSFKRKSKFMQHLYREHEHKPN